In Oncorhynchus kisutch isolate 150728-3 linkage group LG5, Okis_V2, whole genome shotgun sequence, a genomic segment contains:
- the LOC109890089 gene encoding helix-loop-helix protein 2: MKRLKMMLSPDQADSDLGWGQSDAESVLNDLKVGCLSDEPMEGEGKTRSLAQPTLSREEKRRRRRATAKYRSAHATRERIRVEAFNVAFAELRKLLPTLPPDKKLSKIEILRLAICYISYLNHVLDV, encoded by the coding sequence ATGAAAAGACTGAAAATGATGCTGAGTCCAGACCAAGCTGATTCCGACCTCGGATGGGGACAATCGGACGCAGAGTCGGTGCTCAATGACCTCAAGGTCGGGTGCCTGTCCGACGAAccgatggagggggaggggaagacgAGGTCACTGGCCCAACCGACCCTCagcagggaggagaagagacggAGGAGACGTGCAACGGCCAAGTACCGCTCGGCCCACGCCACGCGCGAGAGGATCCGCGTGGAAGCGTTCAATGTGGCCTTCGCTGAACTGAGAAAGTTGCTGCCAACCCTTCCCCCTGACAAGAAACTCTCCAAGATCGAGATCCTTAGACTTGCAAT